A single window of Girardinichthys multiradiatus isolate DD_20200921_A chromosome 15, DD_fGirMul_XY1, whole genome shotgun sequence DNA harbors:
- the ptrhd1 gene encoding putative peptidyl-tRNA hydrolase PTRHD1 isoform X1 encodes MAAPGAGAPTRLVQYVVVRSDLIHKLSWPLGAVITQACHAATAAIHLHYGDPDTQRYLEELDSMHKVVLGAPDEAALSGLSDALTQAGVSHKLWIEQPENIPTCLALKPYPKETVQPLMKKFKLFK; translated from the exons ATGGCAGCACCCGGTGCTGGTGCCCCTACCCGGCTGGTCCAGTACGTGGTGGTCCGCTCGGACCTGATCCACAAGCTATCATGGCCACTGGGGGCCGTGATCACCCAGGCGTGCCACGCCGCTACCGCCGCGATCCACCTGCACTACGGAGACCCGGACACCCAGCGgtacctggaggagctggactcCATGCACAAGGTGGTGCTGGGG GCTCCGGATGAGGCCGCTCTCTCCGGACTCTCAGACGCTCTGACTCAGGCTGGAGTCTCCCACAAACTATGGATCGAGCAGCCGGAAAATATCCCCACCTGTCTGGCTTTGAAGCCATACCCTAAAGAGACTGTCCAGCCACtgatgaaaaagtttaaattgtttaaatga
- the ptrhd1 gene encoding putative peptidyl-tRNA hydrolase PTRHD1 isoform X2 → MAAPGAGAPTRLVQYVVVRSDLIHKLSWPLGAVITQACHAATAAIHLHYGDPDTQRYLEELDSMHKAPDEAALSGLSDALTQAGVSHKLWIEQPENIPTCLALKPYPKETVQPLMKKFKLFK, encoded by the exons ATGGCAGCACCCGGTGCTGGTGCCCCTACCCGGCTGGTCCAGTACGTGGTGGTCCGCTCGGACCTGATCCACAAGCTATCATGGCCACTGGGGGCCGTGATCACCCAGGCGTGCCACGCCGCTACCGCCGCGATCCACCTGCACTACGGAGACCCGGACACCCAGCGgtacctggaggagctggactcCATGCACAAG GCTCCGGATGAGGCCGCTCTCTCCGGACTCTCAGACGCTCTGACTCAGGCTGGAGTCTCCCACAAACTATGGATCGAGCAGCCGGAAAATATCCCCACCTGTCTGGCTTTGAAGCCATACCCTAAAGAGACTGTCCAGCCACtgatgaaaaagtttaaattgtttaaatga